One window of Magallana gigas chromosome 2, xbMagGiga1.1, whole genome shotgun sequence genomic DNA carries:
- the LOC105345258 gene encoding ubiquitin-conjugating enzyme E2 E1 yields the protein MSSDRGSGRGRGRRSRGAQNNEGTHSSGPDSPAEANGPSTSAVQAEPPAPAPKTSNKSFKPTGTSLKRIQKELAEITIDPPPNCSAGPKGDNMYEWVSTILGPPGSVYEGGVFFLDIHFSADYPFKPPKVTFRTRIYHCNINSQGVICLDILKDNWSPALTISKVLLSICSLLTDCNPADPLVGSIATQYTQNRTEHDRVARQWTKRFATGL from the exons ATGTCTTCAGATCGGGGAAGCGGTAGGGGTAGGGGCAGACGATCTCGAGGGGCACAGAATAACGAAGGAACCCACAGTTCAGGTCCCGACAGCCCAGCCGAGGCGAACGGCCCCAGCACATCGGCGGTTCAGGCCGAGCCCCCCGCCCCTGCCCCAAAAACATCCAACAAAAGCTTCAAACCCACGGGCACCAGTCTAAAACG aattcaaAAAGAATTGGCAGAAATCACCATTGACCCTCCGCCGAATTGCAG TGCTGGTCCCAAGGGAGATAACATGTATGAATGGGTGTCCACCATTCTGGGGCCCCCAGGGTCTGTGTACGAGGGAGGCGTATTCTTCTTGGACATTCATTTCTCAGCGGATTATCCATTCAAGCCACCAAAG GTGACATTTCGAACACGGATTTACCATTGCAATATAAACAGCCAGGGTGTGATCTGTCTGGACATTCTAAAGGACAATTGGAGTCCTGCTCTGACTATCTCCAAAGTGTTGTTGTCCATTTGTTCCCTTCTAACAGACTGTAATCCGGCCGACCCTCTGGTTGGGAGCATCGCTACTCAGTACACTCAGAACAGGACGGAACACGACAGGGTGGCTCGCCAGTGGACCAAGAGGTTCGCCACGGGGCTCTGA